AACCGACCGGCGCCAGGGCAGGCTCCATCGCCTGGCGGATCGTTTGCGTGGGCCGTTCGACATCAAATCGCTCGCGCTCACCGGGCTCTTCGTGCTCGCGGTTTTCTACACGATGTATTTCATGCGGGCGATGATCCTGCCGCTCGTCCTGGCTTTGCTTTTGAGCTATCTCCTCACTCCTCTGGTGCGCGCGCTTACCCGGATTCGGATCCGTCCGCCGCTGGGGGCGGCCCTCATCCTTCTCACCCTGATCGGCCTGGCTGTTTACAGTATTTCCCGGCTCGCGGAACCAGCCGCGGGCTGGATCGAAAAGGCGCCCTACAGTTTGCAGGAGCTAAAACTCAAGCTGCTCCCGCTGAAAAAACCGATGGAGAAAGTCGCCGAGGCCACGGGCGAAATCGACAAGCTGACCGCTCCGGAGCCGGAAGCGGCCAAACCTCAAACGGTAGTGGTGAAACGCAACGCGCTCGCCGAAACCTTTTTCACTCAAACGCCGGAGTTCATCGCCAGCGCGGTGGTCATGCTGATCCTGCTTTACTTTCTCCTCGCGTCAGACGGCGTGTTTCTCGCCAAGATTATCAAATTAAACTCGCGGCTGGAGGACAAGAAACGCGCCCTTTCGATCATGCGCGAGATCGAGTCCCAGATTTCGCGTTATCTGCTCACCGTCACCGCCATTAACATCGGCCTCGGCGTCGCGGTGGGAACCACCGTCCATTTCCTCGGGCTGCGCAACCCGATCATGTGGGGCGTGATGGTGGCCCTCCTGAATTTCGTCCCGTATCTCGGGGCGCTCACCGGGATTATTTGCATGACCCTCGGCGCGGTCCTGAGTTTCGACAGCCTCGGCTACGCGATGGTTTTTCCGGGGAGTTACCTGGTGCTCGCCACCTTGGAAGGAAACTTCATTACGCCGCTGGTCCTCGGCCGCTCCCTGACTTTGAATCCGGTGATAATCCTGATCTCGCTCGCCTTTTGGGGCTGGATGTGGGGAATTTCCGGAATGGTCCTCGCCGTCCCGATCTTGGCCACTTTTAAGATCTTTTGCGATCACATCGAACCGATGACCCCCATCAGCGACTTCCTGAGCTAACCCGCTCGCTTTTCCGATCATTTGCCGGTCATGAGAAAACGTCGCCCACCTGTAATTCCGCTCGTCACCCAACTCGCTCGCCCATTAATCTTAACCGCCTAAACATATGCTGAAGAAAATCTCGCTCCTTCTTGTCGTCGCCGCGTTTGCTCTCGGGCCATCGGTCCAGGCGGCGGAAAACGTGGTCCTTCGCGTCGGCCATTTTCCGAACATCACCCATGCGCAGGCCCTGGTGGCGCACAATTTTTCCCGGCAGGGCAAAGGCTGGTTCGAGGAGCGCCTCGGCGCCGGCACGAAGATCGAATGGTTTGTCTACAACGCCGGACCTAGCGCGATGGAAGCGATCTTCGCTCAATCGATCGATCTCACCTATGTCGGCCCCGGCCCGGCGCTCAACGCTTACACGAAATCGAACGGCGCCGAAGTCCGGCTCATCGCCGGGGCGGCCAACGGCGGCGCGGCCCTCGTGGTGCAGCCGGATCAAAACCTCAAGGCGCCCGCTGATTTCCGGGGCAAGAAAATCGCCACCCCCCAGCTCGGCAACACCCAGGACATCTCCTGCCGGGCCTGGCTCATCGCCGGCGGATTGAAAATCACCCAGCTCGGGGGCGACGCGCAGGTCCTGCCGACCCAGAACCCCGACCAGCTTTCGCTCTTCCAGCAAAAGAAGGTCGACGCCGTCTGGACCGTGGAGCCCTGGGTCTCGCGGCTCGAGAAGGAATCTGGCGGCAAGATCCTTGTGGACGAAAAGGAAGTCGCCACCACTGTCCTTGTCTCAAGCGCAAAGTTTCTCAGCCAACAGCGGGAGCTGGCGAAAAAATTTGCGGAAGCCCATTTGCAGTTGACCGATTGGATGGCGAAGCACCCGGGAGAAGCGCAGAAGCTGATCAAGGATGAACTGCTGGCCGAGACCCGCAGCGACATGGCTCCGGACCTGATAGCGCAATCCTGGCAGCGGATCGTGTTCACGGCCGAGGTGCCACGTCCGTCGATCGAGAGTTTCATGCAGAACTCCATCAAGACCGGGTTCATCAAGACGGCGCCGGACCTATCGAAGTTGTTCGAAAAACCCTGATGCCGCTTCAGGAGGAACTGCAGGGCTTTCCGCCGGCCAAGCTGGCGGTGGAAGATGTGTCGAAGTGGTTTCGCACCAGCCGGCAATCCGTCCACGCCCTCGATCACATCTCTCTCGAGATTTCCGAGGGCGAATTCGTTTGTCTGGTGGGGCCGAGCGGCTGCGGAAAATCGACTCTCCTGGACATCATCGCCGGCCTGGCGACGCCCGACGAAGGCCGCGTCATGGCGGACAATGTACCGGTGATCAATCCCGGCCGGCATCGCCTCGTTATGTTCCAGGAAGCCGCCCTCTTCCCGTGGCTCGATGTCATCGGCAACGTCATGTTCGGGTTGAAGCTGAAGCCCGGGTTGCGCAACAAAGAGCGGCTCGAAGTGGCCAAGTTCTTCCTTCAACTGGTAGGATTAGAGAAATTTTCGAAGGCCCATGTCCACGAACTTTCCGGCGGCATGAAACAACGCGTCGCGCTCGCCCGCGCCCTCGCCCCGAACCCACGCGTCCTTCTCATGGACGAACCGTTTGCCGCGCTCGACGCCCTGACCCGCGAACAGCTTTACAGCGACATTCAGCGCATCTGGCAAAAACGCCGCAAAACCATTGTCTTCGTTACCCACAACGTCCGCGAAGCCGTTTGCCTGGCTGATCGCGTCATTCTCTTTTCGCGCAACCCGGGCCGGATCCGGGAGCAATTCGAAATCCCGCTGCCGCGCCCGCGCGATATCAACAGCATCGAGCTCGCGGAACACGCCGGGAAAATCACTCGCGCTTTGAAAGGCCACATGGAAGGGGAGGTAGCTGAGTAATGCGACGCGTTCTCCTCGCCACCCTTTTCTTCCTGGTCCTGATCGCTGGGTGGCATTTGCTGGTCAAGTCGGGCCGATACTCGCCTGTCCTTCTTCCCTCGCC
The Chthoniobacterales bacterium DNA segment above includes these coding regions:
- a CDS encoding AI-2E family transporter — protein: MSFDDRNETGEETKTDRRQGRLHRLADRLRGPFDIKSLALTGLFVLAVFYTMYFMRAMILPLVLALLLSYLLTPLVRALTRIRIRPPLGAALILLTLIGLAVYSISRLAEPAAGWIEKAPYSLQELKLKLLPLKKPMEKVAEATGEIDKLTAPEPEAAKPQTVVVKRNALAETFFTQTPEFIASAVVMLILLYFLLASDGVFLAKIIKLNSRLEDKKRALSIMREIESQISRYLLTVTAINIGLGVAVGTTVHFLGLRNPIMWGVMVALLNFVPYLGALTGIICMTLGAVLSFDSLGYAMVFPGSYLVLATLEGNFITPLVLGRSLTLNPVIILISLAFWGWMWGISGMVLAVPILATFKIFCDHIEPMTPISDFLS
- a CDS encoding ABC transporter substrate-binding protein, which encodes MLKKISLLLVVAAFALGPSVQAAENVVLRVGHFPNITHAQALVAHNFSRQGKGWFEERLGAGTKIEWFVYNAGPSAMEAIFAQSIDLTYVGPGPALNAYTKSNGAEVRLIAGAANGGAALVVQPDQNLKAPADFRGKKIATPQLGNTQDISCRAWLIAGGLKITQLGGDAQVLPTQNPDQLSLFQQKKVDAVWTVEPWVSRLEKESGGKILVDEKEVATTVLVSSAKFLSQQRELAKKFAEAHLQLTDWMAKHPGEAQKLIKDELLAETRSDMAPDLIAQSWQRIVFTAEVPRPSIESFMQNSIKTGFIKTAPDLSKLFEKP
- a CDS encoding ABC transporter ATP-binding protein, which translates into the protein MPLQEELQGFPPAKLAVEDVSKWFRTSRQSVHALDHISLEISEGEFVCLVGPSGCGKSTLLDIIAGLATPDEGRVMADNVPVINPGRHRLVMFQEAALFPWLDVIGNVMFGLKLKPGLRNKERLEVAKFFLQLVGLEKFSKAHVHELSGGMKQRVALARALAPNPRVLLMDEPFAALDALTREQLYSDIQRIWQKRRKTIVFVTHNVREAVCLADRVILFSRNPGRIREQFEIPLPRPRDINSIELAEHAGKITRALKGHMEGEVAE